One genomic segment of Rhodospirillales bacterium includes these proteins:
- a CDS encoding class I SAM-dependent methyltransferase translates to MSTPTEIARHYTSGDLLARLEAKLREDGVDPARPTFDALAPYDQFHGRGIDATEDLARDLEVSPTDHILDVGSGIGGPARYLARRFGCRVSGIDLTAEFCEVARHLTAQLGLTERIAFEQGDALAMPFGDAAFDGAYTMNVSMNIADKRAFFAEIHRVLKPGAWFRLSEIAQGPGGAPDYPTPWARTASSSFLATPVETCANLETSGFAVESQRDTAEAALAYAARSRAVVEAGGQPPHRAVSLVHGAIAEEAIANAGRALQEGRTVPIELICRKVSDSDG, encoded by the coding sequence ATGAGCACACCAACCGAGATCGCGCGTCACTACACGAGCGGCGACCTGCTCGCGCGGCTCGAGGCGAAGTTGCGGGAAGACGGAGTCGATCCGGCCCGCCCGACCTTCGACGCGCTTGCCCCCTATGACCAGTTCCACGGACGCGGAATCGATGCCACGGAAGACCTGGCCCGGGATCTGGAGGTCTCACCGACCGACCACATCCTCGACGTCGGGAGTGGTATCGGCGGGCCCGCGCGCTACCTGGCACGACGCTTCGGCTGTCGCGTGAGCGGTATCGACCTGACCGCCGAGTTCTGCGAGGTCGCACGCCACCTGACAGCGCAGCTCGGGCTCACCGAACGCATTGCCTTCGAGCAGGGCGACGCGCTTGCGATGCCGTTCGGCGACGCGGCCTTCGACGGCGCCTACACGATGAACGTCTCGATGAACATCGCCGACAAGCGCGCGTTCTTCGCCGAGATCCACCGCGTGCTCAAGCCTGGCGCGTGGTTCCGGCTGTCCGAGATCGCCCAAGGACCCGGCGGAGCGCCGGACTACCCGACGCCGTGGGCGCGGACGGCCTCGTCGAGCTTTCTCGCGACGCCTGTCGAGACCTGTGCGAACCTCGAGACCTCGGGTTTCGCGGTCGAGAGCCAGCGTGACACTGCAGAAGCGGCTCTGGCCTACGCCGCCCGCTCCCGCGCCGTGGTTGAGGCCGGCGGACAGCCGCCGCATCGAGCCGTTTCGCTGGTCCATGGTGCAATTGCCGAAGAGGCGATAGCCAACGCGGGTCGCGCACTGCAGGAAGGCCGCACGGTGCCAATTGAACTGATCTGCCGAAAGGTGTCCGATTCCGACGGTTGA
- the nhaA gene encoding Na+/H+ antiporter NhaA — MNRPAQSSPIGSALREFIRLEGAGGLLLLAAAMAALVAANTPLAKAYAGLLDTTVAVQVGALVIKKPLLLWVNDGLMAVFFFLIGLEVKREFVEGELASANQVVLPGLGALGGMAVPAAVYAALNWGDPVALDGWGIPVATDIAFALALVGVFGRRVPTALKVFLLSLAIFDDLAAIVIIAVFYSADLSLEALLVGVIALSVGLSLNRLGVTRTTAYVLVGVVLWVAMLKSGVHATLAGVLIAFCVPLRSPEGRSPLKELEHDLHAPVAYAILPVFAFVNAGLALGGIGLQDVLHPVTLGIAAGLFLGKPIGIVAFVGLGVLLKVVTLPRGVTWGQILGVAWACGIGFTMSLFIAGLAFEHGSGAYFAGDRLGILIGSGASAVAAWLVLRWSLGPTRRGNHGVGTGADGRESEFR; from the coding sequence ATGAACCGGCCTGCGCAGTCTTCCCCGATCGGTTCTGCTCTCCGCGAGTTCATCCGCCTTGAAGGTGCCGGTGGCCTCCTGCTGCTCGCCGCGGCAATGGCGGCCCTGGTCGCCGCGAACACGCCCCTGGCCAAGGCATATGCCGGACTGCTCGACACCACCGTTGCGGTCCAGGTGGGCGCGCTCGTGATCAAGAAGCCGCTGCTGCTGTGGGTGAACGACGGGCTGATGGCCGTGTTCTTCTTCCTGATCGGCCTCGAGGTGAAGCGCGAGTTCGTCGAGGGCGAGCTCGCGTCGGCGAACCAGGTGGTGCTGCCCGGTCTGGGCGCGCTCGGGGGGATGGCGGTCCCGGCCGCCGTCTATGCGGCGCTGAACTGGGGGGATCCGGTTGCCCTCGATGGCTGGGGGATCCCGGTTGCCACGGACATCGCCTTTGCGCTGGCCCTGGTCGGTGTGTTCGGGCGGCGGGTGCCGACCGCCCTCAAGGTGTTCCTGCTTTCGCTTGCCATTTTCGACGATCTCGCGGCGATCGTGATCATCGCGGTCTTCTACTCGGCGGACTTGTCCTTGGAGGCGTTGCTCGTGGGTGTCATCGCGCTGAGTGTCGGCCTCTCCTTGAACCGCCTCGGCGTGACGCGTACGACGGCCTATGTGCTCGTTGGGGTGGTGCTGTGGGTTGCCATGCTGAAGTCCGGCGTCCACGCGACGCTTGCCGGGGTGCTGATCGCCTTCTGCGTGCCCCTGCGTTCCCCGGAGGGACGGTCACCGCTGAAGGAGCTGGAGCACGATCTGCATGCACCGGTCGCGTACGCGATCCTGCCGGTGTTCGCCTTTGTCAACGCGGGATTGGCGCTGGGCGGGATCGGCCTTCAGGACGTGCTCCATCCCGTGACGCTCGGCATCGCGGCAGGGCTGTTCCTCGGCAAGCCAATCGGCATCGTCGCATTCGTCGGCCTTGGTGTGCTGTTGAAGGTGGTGACCCTCCCGCGGGGCGTGACCTGGGGTCAGATCCTCGGCGTCGCATGGGCGTGTGGCATTGGGTTCACGATGAGTCTGTTCATCGCTGGGCTGGCCTTCGAGCACGGAAGCGGGGCGTACTTTGCGGGGGACCGGTTGGGGATCCTGATCGGGTCGGGCGCTTCTGCGGTCGCGGCCTGGCTGGTGCTGCGCTGGAGTCTTGGGCCAACGAGACGGGGCAACCACGGGGTTGGTACCGGTGCAGACGGACGTGAAAGCGAGTTTCGTTGA
- a CDS encoding sialidase family protein gives MEVCAGTSEGVFIVAEGAPKQVLRSRDVRELVRIDGSCFAGTDDGLYVSNDSGRTWAPSGLQGREVWQVRTDGSGTLYAGTAPTGLFRSDDHGATWTEVVGLAQLADAGGWQIPLQPPVAARARALVVDGMRILVGVEVGGLALSEDAGETWSVVLPGDNPDLHMLFAHPAEPDTLYASTGYGRLDGVAEMVEGNAGVFRSDDGGRTWTYAWKGIVPRYSRPMCIDHRAPYGLTVASAPSAFSNCREENGAQAMLFRSEDSGESWRSLCDEAHSPSAANFHGLTVDPKAPGGVLVGTDTGEVWRVSDRAGWELCGEGMPTVLSLAAA, from the coding sequence ATGGAAGTTTGCGCAGGAACCAGCGAAGGCGTCTTTATCGTGGCGGAGGGGGCTCCCAAGCAGGTTCTTCGGAGCCGTGACGTCCGCGAACTCGTTCGTATCGACGGATCCTGCTTTGCCGGCACGGACGACGGCCTGTACGTGTCGAACGACTCTGGCCGGACGTGGGCACCGTCAGGTCTCCAGGGCAGGGAAGTGTGGCAGGTTCGCACCGATGGTAGCGGGACACTCTACGCGGGGACGGCGCCCACGGGGCTGTTCCGGAGCGACGATCATGGGGCCACTTGGACGGAGGTCGTGGGCCTCGCGCAATTGGCAGATGCCGGAGGATGGCAGATTCCTCTGCAGCCACCGGTCGCGGCACGAGCGCGCGCTCTGGTCGTTGACGGTATGCGCATTCTGGTCGGCGTCGAAGTAGGTGGCCTGGCCCTGTCCGAGGACGCTGGCGAGACCTGGTCCGTAGTCCTGCCTGGCGACAACCCGGACCTGCACATGCTGTTCGCGCACCCGGCGGAGCCGGACACCCTGTACGCGTCCACCGGGTACGGACGCTTGGACGGGGTGGCGGAGATGGTGGAAGGCAACGCCGGAGTATTTCGATCCGACGATGGCGGCCGCACCTGGACCTACGCGTGGAAGGGCATTGTGCCGCGCTACTCCCGGCCGATGTGCATCGATCATCGCGCGCCGTACGGGCTGACCGTCGCAAGCGCGCCCTCAGCATTTTCGAACTGTCGCGAGGAGAACGGCGCGCAGGCCATGCTGTTCCGGTCCGAGGATAGCGGCGAATCGTGGCGTTCACTGTGCGATGAGGCCCATTCCCCGAGCGCCGCCAACTTCCATGGTCTGACGGTGGACCCGAAGGCGCCGGGAGGCGTGTTGGTCGGCACGGATACCGGGGAGGTATGGCGCGTCAGCGACAGGGCCGGGTGGGAGCTGTGCGGCGAGGGAATGCCGACCGTACTTTCCCTTGCGGCGGCCTGA
- a CDS encoding DUF427 domain-containing protein: MNAIPAEPIHAVKVDGAWTASVHYHISLEAVRRRVRAYLGGTAVVDSLDTRVLLEKGHLPVYYFPRADIADDCLSATDRSTFCPHKGTASYWTVSAGSKTAANAAWGYPKPLPHLAPLAHLIAFYWDAMDEWWEEDEQVFVHARDPRTSIIVVECFRQVEVILDGIVVARTRRARQLHETGLPVRYYIPPEDVRTDLLAPSDTRTRCPYKGEAVYWNVRLSDRTLDDVVWSYPRPIAECPRIASMMCFFSEAVDAVLVNGMAEPKPRTKWSRD, from the coding sequence ATGAACGCGATCCCCGCTGAACCCATTCACGCTGTCAAGGTTGACGGTGCCTGGACCGCCTCCGTCCACTACCACATCTCCCTTGAGGCGGTCAGGCGGCGCGTGCGCGCTTATCTGGGCGGCACTGCCGTGGTCGACTCGCTCGACACGCGGGTCCTGCTCGAGAAGGGGCACCTCCCGGTCTACTACTTCCCCAGGGCCGACATCGCCGACGACTGCCTCAGCGCGACCGACCGCAGCACTTTCTGCCCGCACAAGGGCACTGCCAGCTACTGGACCGTCTCCGCCGGGTCCAAGACCGCGGCAAACGCGGCGTGGGGGTACCCGAAGCCCCTCCCCCACCTCGCTCCGCTCGCGCATCTCATCGCCTTCTACTGGGACGCCATGGACGAGTGGTGGGAAGAGGACGAGCAGGTGTTCGTCCACGCCCGCGACCCGCGGACCAGCATCATCGTGGTTGAGTGCTTTCGGCAGGTCGAGGTGATCCTCGACGGAATCGTGGTCGCGCGCACGCGCCGGGCCCGGCAGCTCCACGAAACCGGTCTGCCGGTGCGCTACTACATTCCGCCGGAGGATGTGCGCACCGATCTTCTGGCGCCCAGCGACACACGGACGCGGTGCCCGTACAAGGGTGAAGCCGTGTACTGGAATGTCCGGCTGTCGGACCGGACGCTCGATGACGTCGTCTGGAGCTACCCTCGCCCGATCGCGGAGTGCCCGCGCATCGCCTCCATGATGTGCTTCTTCAGCGAAGCGGTCGACGCTGTCCTCGTCAACGGCATGGCCGAGCCCAAGCCCCGCACCAAGTGGTCGAGGGATTGA
- the tcuA gene encoding FAD-dependent tricarballylate dehydrogenase TcuA yields MAETLTTDVVVVGGGNAALTAALAAAEAGARVHLLEAAPEEERGGNSAYTAGAMRVVFDDAEALRALMPDLSERELVETDFGTYREADYYDDMARLTQYRADPDLVEQLVTGSHGALCWLRDKGVRFQPSYGRQAFKQDDGRFRFWGGLAVEAWGGGPGLVAALYQAVEKAGVTLSYRAQARSLIADDAGAKGVRARVEGRSVDVHARAVVLACGGFEANAAWRARYLGPGWDLAKVRGTRFNQGDGIRMALEAGAMPAGNWSGCHAVAWDRNAPDFGDLAVGDGFQKHSYPFSIIVNADGERFVDEGADFRNYTYAAYGRRVLEQPGQVAWQVFDAKVSHLLRDEYRIRQVTRVKADTLEALAAGMEGIDGARFLATVRSYNDAVTTDVPFDPTVKDGRGTHGITPPKTNWANRIETPPFEAYAVTCGITFTFGGLAIDPEARVQAVSGAPIPGLFAAGELVGGLFYGNYPGGTGLVSGAVFGRLAGAGAACFAEEGGAT; encoded by the coding sequence ATGGCCGAGACTCTGACAACCGATGTCGTGGTCGTGGGCGGTGGTAACGCCGCGCTCACGGCAGCGCTCGCCGCGGCGGAGGCTGGGGCGCGCGTGCACCTGCTGGAGGCTGCGCCGGAGGAGGAGCGGGGCGGCAACAGCGCCTATACCGCTGGCGCGATGCGCGTGGTATTCGACGACGCCGAGGCGCTCCGCGCGCTGATGCCCGACCTCTCCGAGCGCGAGCTTGTGGAAACCGATTTCGGCACCTACCGCGAAGCCGACTACTACGACGACATGGCACGGCTCACCCAGTATCGGGCTGACCCGGATCTGGTGGAGCAGCTCGTGACCGGTAGCCATGGCGCACTGTGCTGGCTGCGCGACAAGGGCGTGCGGTTCCAACCGAGCTACGGCCGCCAGGCCTTCAAGCAGGACGATGGCCGCTTCCGCTTCTGGGGCGGGCTCGCCGTCGAGGCGTGGGGTGGCGGCCCGGGCCTGGTCGCGGCGCTCTACCAAGCCGTGGAAAAGGCGGGGGTCACCTTGAGCTATCGGGCACAGGCACGCTCCCTCATCGCGGACGACGCCGGCGCGAAGGGCGTGCGTGCGCGTGTCGAGGGGCGCAGCGTCGACGTGCACGCCCGCGCCGTCGTGCTCGCATGCGGCGGCTTCGAAGCCAATGCTGCCTGGCGGGCACGCTATCTCGGCCCCGGCTGGGACCTAGCCAAGGTGCGCGGCACCCGCTTCAATCAGGGCGACGGAATCCGCATGGCGCTGGAGGCCGGGGCTATGCCGGCCGGCAACTGGTCCGGCTGCCACGCGGTTGCCTGGGACCGGAACGCGCCGGACTTCGGCGACCTCGCCGTGGGCGACGGCTTCCAGAAGCACAGCTACCCCTTCTCCATCATTGTCAATGCGGACGGCGAACGCTTCGTCGATGAGGGAGCGGACTTCCGCAACTACACCTATGCCGCCTATGGCCGCCGGGTGCTGGAGCAGCCGGGCCAGGTGGCGTGGCAGGTGTTCGACGCGAAGGTGAGCCACCTGCTGCGCGACGAGTACCGGATCCGGCAGGTGACCCGGGTGAAGGCTGACACGCTGGAGGCTCTCGCGGCCGGGATGGAAGGCATTGACGGCGCGCGTTTCCTGGCGACCGTCCGAAGCTACAACGATGCCGTTACGACGGACGTTCCCTTCGACCCGACTGTGAAGGACGGCCGCGGCACCCACGGGATCACGCCGCCCAAGACGAACTGGGCCAACCGGATCGAGACCCCGCCCTTCGAGGCCTACGCCGTGACCTGTGGCATCACCTTCACCTTCGGCGGTCTCGCGATCGATCCAGAGGCTAGGGTGCAGGCCGTCTCGGGCGCGCCCATCCCGGGCCTCTTCGCGGCTGGCGAGCTGGTTGGCGGGCTCTTCTACGGCAACTATCCGGGCGGCACCGGTCTGGTCTCGGGCGCGGTCTTCGGCCGCCTCGCCGGTGCCGGCGCAGCCTGCTTTGCGGAGGAGGGTGGGGCGACGTGA
- a CDS encoding type II toxin-antitoxin system VapC family toxin — MLLPDVNVLIYAHFEDIVAEQAEYASWLTRLATGPEPFALSVLVLSGFVRTATNPRIFDPPSTLENAFAFVSSLVERPTARIVGPGSDHLEIFERLCREAGATGKLVADAQHAAIAVEHGCTMVSTDSDFNRFAGVRWQHPLRPDGA, encoded by the coding sequence ATGCTCCTTCCCGACGTCAATGTGCTGATCTATGCGCACTTTGAGGACATCGTTGCGGAACAGGCCGAGTACGCGAGTTGGCTCACCCGACTGGCAACAGGACCCGAACCGTTCGCCCTTTCGGTCCTTGTCCTGTCCGGGTTCGTTCGCACCGCCACGAATCCGCGGATATTCGACCCGCCGTCGACCCTGGAAAACGCCTTTGCATTCGTCTCATCTCTCGTCGAACGGCCGACGGCCCGGATCGTCGGTCCCGGTTCCGATCACCTGGAGATTTTCGAGCGGTTGTGCCGTGAAGCGGGTGCGACGGGGAAGCTGGTCGCCGACGCTCAGCACGCGGCGATCGCGGTGGAACACGGCTGTACCATGGTTTCCACCGACTCCGACTTCAACCGGTTCGCTGGAGTCCGGTGGCAGCATCCGCTACGCCCCGACGGCGCGTAG
- a CDS encoding isoprenylcysteine carboxylmethyltransferase family protein, with translation MSAELGLAPNLPNSGRPRFWAALVLGVAGLAFAVWTTNLFRVIGKGTPGPWAPPSRLVVRGPYRHVRNPMITGVLLVLAAESLMLGSWPIAGYMLLFFLGNAIYFPMVGEPALTRKFGAPYRRYQANVPRWIPRWCPWEAP, from the coding sequence ATGTCGGCCGAATTGGGCCTGGCCCCGAACCTGCCGAATTCCGGGCGACCCCGATTCTGGGCCGCCCTCGTGCTGGGCGTTGCCGGCCTCGCGTTTGCAGTGTGGACGACCAATCTGTTCCGAGTCATCGGGAAGGGCACGCCCGGGCCATGGGCTCCCCCGAGCCGTCTCGTTGTCCGCGGGCCCTACCGCCACGTCCGAAATCCCATGATCACGGGCGTGCTTCTCGTGCTCGCCGCCGAGTCCCTGATGCTCGGGTCGTGGCCGATCGCCGGCTACATGCTCCTCTTTTTCCTGGGGAACGCGATCTATTTCCCGATGGTCGGAGAGCCCGCGCTCACGAGGAAGTTTGGTGCCCCCTATCGGCGGTACCAGGCAAACGTGCCGCGCTGGATCCCAAGGTGGTGCCCCTGGGAGGCGCCTTGA
- a CDS encoding NAD(P)-dependent oxidoreductase, whose protein sequence is MNGERIGFIGVGVMGEPMCRNLVRKHDGPVICYDLDSAPLARLAADGARVASSLADLADGTDIVFLSLPAGREVHAVCLGGGGLVERMDAGCIVVDASTAPPALARELAGAFGRRGIAFADAPVARTRQAAIDGTLSVMVGGEAEVVERLRPLLGHIASDVTHCGPVGSGQAVKILNNMILFQNVRALAEGLAIARRQGVTPEVFLEAVSRSSGDSFALRSHGMKAMLPDHYPEGAFPVTYAMKDLDYALELAAEAGIDAAGATLVKAVFDEAAECGLGARYHPVIATLIDRK, encoded by the coding sequence GTGAACGGCGAGCGTATCGGTTTCATTGGCGTCGGCGTCATGGGCGAGCCCATGTGCCGCAATCTCGTGCGCAAGCACGACGGGCCGGTGATCTGCTACGACCTCGACTCGGCTCCACTGGCGCGGCTTGCCGCCGACGGTGCGCGAGTCGCATCCTCACTCGCCGACCTCGCCGACGGTACGGATATCGTCTTCCTGTCCCTCCCCGCCGGCCGCGAAGTGCACGCGGTGTGTCTCGGCGGCGGCGGCCTGGTTGAGCGGATGGACGCCGGGTGCATCGTGGTCGACGCCAGCACCGCGCCACCGGCGCTTGCCCGCGAGCTCGCCGGAGCCTTCGGCCGGCGCGGCATCGCTTTCGCCGATGCGCCGGTTGCCCGCACCCGTCAGGCCGCCATCGACGGCACGCTCAGCGTCATGGTGGGCGGTGAGGCAGAGGTGGTGGAGCGTCTCCGCCCGCTGCTGGGGCACATTGCCAGCGACGTGACTCATTGCGGGCCCGTCGGCAGCGGGCAGGCGGTCAAGATCCTGAACAACATGATCCTGTTCCAGAACGTCCGCGCGCTGGCCGAGGGGCTCGCGATCGCGCGCCGCCAGGGAGTCACACCGGAAGTTTTCCTGGAGGCGGTGAGCCGGAGCTCGGGCGACAGCTTCGCGCTCCGGAGCCACGGCATGAAGGCGATGCTCCCGGATCACTACCCGGAGGGTGCGTTCCCCGTGACCTACGCAATGAAGGACCTCGACTATGCGCTCGAGCTCGCAGCGGAGGCCGGGATCGATGCTGCGGGCGCCACGCTGGTGAAGGCGGTGTTCGACGAGGCCGCCGAATGCGGGCTGGGCGCGCGCTATCACCCGGTCATCGCGACCCTAATCGACCGGAAGTAG
- a CDS encoding N,N-dimethylformamidase large subunit produces the protein MFQNTIALIGYADRWSARPGDTISFKVSSRSDEPYRARLVRVISGDPNPAGPGIKEVPVAADFEGSWPSRAQDAELGSYARIQGASLKAEALTVSATVWPTLPGRRAQGIVSWLGNAGGLALLLDGERGASVRVATARGPETVAVGKPLRSRAWYKVWASVDPRSGAVHVGQQALDPLAVVDDTGTASASLDAPTPAGDGELLIGALGGAPVGGHFNGKIEWPTIVRGASQSDDPLSDGAPSSAEVIANWDFSLEISSLRVVDVGPNGWDGELVNLPARAMKGSNWSGREQCWRHAPAEYGAIHFHEDDLHDCGWETDFSFTVPADLRSGAYAVRLRCREHEDMIPFFVLPPRGSRRTPLCVLIPTFTYTVYGNYARGVTNDEYQTRARAWGAREATPDDHREYGLSTYNFHTDDSGIGLASQLRPVLNLRSAFLGYVDAAGSGLRHFPADTHLLDWLDEKGYEFDVVTDDDLHREGHDLIAPYRVVLTPSHPEYHTANTLDALRRHLDEGGRLMYLGGNGFYWRVALSDAVPGAIEIRRGEGGIRAWAAEPGEYYNAFDGEYGGLWRRNDRPPQRMVGVGFSGQGHFVGSYYVRAPGADDPRAAWIFEGVPDRILGDFGLSGGGAAGFELDRVDFRLGSPPNTIILATSERHGDTFMVVPEELLTHLATWPGEPPDALIRSDMVFFETGRGGAVFSVGSITYCGSLSHNGYDNNISRVTKNVLDRFLDPAPFET, from the coding sequence ATGTTCCAGAACACGATCGCCCTGATCGGGTACGCCGACCGGTGGTCGGCCCGCCCCGGCGACACCATCTCCTTCAAGGTCAGCAGCCGCTCCGACGAGCCGTACCGGGCGCGGCTCGTGCGAGTCATCTCGGGCGACCCGAATCCGGCCGGCCCGGGTATCAAGGAGGTGCCGGTGGCGGCCGACTTCGAGGGCAGCTGGCCCTCGCGCGCCCAGGACGCCGAACTCGGCTCCTACGCCCGGATCCAAGGGGCTTCCCTGAAGGCCGAGGCCCTCACCGTCTCCGCGACGGTCTGGCCGACGCTCCCCGGGCGCAGGGCGCAAGGCATCGTGTCCTGGCTCGGCAACGCAGGAGGGCTTGCGCTCCTGCTCGACGGCGAACGCGGCGCGAGCGTGCGGGTTGCGACCGCTCGGGGGCCCGAGACGGTTGCGGTGGGGAAGCCGCTGCGTTCGCGTGCCTGGTACAAGGTGTGGGCGAGCGTCGACCCCCGTAGTGGCGCCGTCCACGTCGGACAGCAGGCCCTCGACCCGCTGGCGGTGGTGGACGACACCGGGACTGCGAGCGCGAGCTTGGACGCGCCGACGCCCGCGGGCGACGGCGAACTCCTCATCGGGGCGCTGGGAGGAGCCCCGGTCGGCGGCCACTTCAACGGCAAGATCGAGTGGCCCACGATCGTGCGCGGCGCCAGCCAGTCGGACGACCCACTGTCTGACGGGGCGCCGTCCAGCGCCGAGGTCATCGCAAACTGGGACTTTTCGTTGGAGATTTCGTCCCTCAGGGTGGTCGACGTGGGACCCAACGGGTGGGACGGCGAGCTGGTGAATCTGCCCGCGCGGGCAATGAAGGGCTCCAACTGGAGCGGGCGCGAGCAGTGCTGGCGTCATGCGCCCGCGGAGTACGGCGCCATCCACTTCCACGAGGACGACCTCCACGACTGCGGCTGGGAGACCGATTTCTCGTTCACGGTGCCCGCCGACCTCCGGAGTGGCGCGTATGCGGTGCGGCTCCGGTGCCGCGAGCACGAGGATATGATTCCCTTCTTTGTGCTGCCGCCCCGCGGGTCACGGCGAACGCCCCTCTGCGTCCTGATCCCTACCTTCACCTACACCGTGTACGGGAACTACGCCCGGGGGGTCACGAACGACGAGTACCAGACCCGGGCCCGCGCTTGGGGAGCACGCGAGGCGACGCCCGACGACCACCGGGAGTACGGGCTGTCCACCTACAACTTCCATACCGATGACAGCGGCATCGGCTTAGCATCGCAACTTCGCCCGGTGCTGAACCTTCGCTCCGCCTTTCTGGGCTACGTCGACGCAGCAGGGTCTGGACTTCGCCATTTCCCCGCCGATACCCACCTCCTCGACTGGCTGGACGAGAAGGGTTACGAGTTCGACGTTGTGACCGACGACGACCTGCACCGAGAGGGCCACGACCTCATCGCGCCCTACCGGGTCGTGCTAACCCCTTCACATCCCGAGTACCACACCGCGAACACCCTCGACGCCCTCCGGCGGCACCTGGATGAGGGGGGGCGCCTCATGTACCTCGGCGGCAACGGCTTCTACTGGCGGGTGGCGCTCAGCGATGCCGTGCCGGGCGCCATCGAAATCCGCCGGGGGGAAGGGGGCATTCGCGCCTGGGCCGCGGAGCCGGGCGAGTACTACAACGCCTTCGACGGCGAGTATGGGGGCCTCTGGCGACGCAACGACCGGCCGCCCCAGCGGATGGTCGGCGTGGGGTTCTCCGGACAAGGGCATTTTGTGGGCTCGTACTATGTCCGCGCGCCCGGCGCCGACGACCCGCGGGCCGCCTGGATCTTCGAGGGCGTACCGGACCGCATCCTTGGCGACTTCGGGCTTTCGGGCGGGGGTGCCGCCGGTTTTGAGCTTGACCGGGTGGACTTCCGCCTCGGCTCGCCCCCCAACACGATCATCCTCGCGACCTCCGAGCGGCACGGCGACACCTTCATGGTGGTTCCCGAGGAGCTTCTCACCCATCTTGCGACCTGGCCGGGCGAGCCGCCCGACGCCCTCATCCGCTCGGACATGGTCTTTTTTGAGACCGGGCGGGGCGGAGCCGTGTTCTCCGTCGGGTCCATCACCTACTGCGGAAGCCTTTCGCACAACGGCTACGACAACAACATCTCGCGCGTCACCAAGAACGTCCTCGACCGCTTCCTGGACCCTGCCCCCTTCGAAACCTGA
- a CDS encoding HipA domain-containing protein: protein MFVDLITGGAVALIAAGMVHARQLERFDRAQTNDGWTRRAMVSALTLFGLDEMMARYAGYEDLAEIVRHRFTSPKATLHQLYGRLVFNILCGNTDDHARNHAGFWDGEHLTLTPAYDLCPQSRTGNVASQAMLIVGDNRASTLATCLAAAPNFQLSDNAAKDIIAWQIDSIRGGWDNICEEASLTDVERNLFGRRIFLNDFVFEGTAESLR, encoded by the coding sequence ATGTTCGTCGACCTCATCACCGGCGGCGCCGTGGCGCTGATCGCTGCCGGCATGGTCCATGCGCGCCAGCTCGAGCGCTTCGACCGCGCCCAGACGAACGACGGCTGGACGCGCAGGGCGATGGTCTCCGCGCTGACGTTGTTCGGTCTCGATGAAATGATGGCGCGTTACGCTGGCTACGAAGACCTCGCGGAAATCGTTCGGCACCGCTTCACTTCGCCGAAGGCGACGTTGCACCAGCTGTACGGACGCCTCGTGTTCAACATCCTGTGCGGCAACACCGACGATCACGCCCGCAACCATGCGGGCTTCTGGGACGGCGAACACCTGACGCTGACACCCGCCTATGACCTCTGCCCGCAAAGCCGTACCGGCAACGTGGCCAGCCAGGCGATGCTGATTGTCGGAGACAACCGCGCGAGCACGCTTGCGACTTGCCTTGCGGCCGCGCCTAATTTCCAGCTCAGCGACAACGCAGCGAAGGACATCATCGCCTGGCAGATTGACAGCATCCGGGGCGGATGGGACAACATCTGCGAGGAAGCCTCATTGACGGACGTCGAGCGCAACCTGTTCGGCCGACGCATCTTCCTGAATGACTTCGTCTTCGAAGGCACGGCGGAGAGCCTGCGGTGA